The following DNA comes from Mycolicibacterium aromaticivorans JS19b1 = JCM 16368.
GGGCCGCGCCCAGCAGCACCGCGTCGATGTCGGCGAGGTAACCGTCGGTGTCGGCGGCAGCCGCGGCGGTTACGTCGGCCAGTCCGCGCAGGATCTGCGACAGGATCACCCCGGAGTTGCCCCGGGCGCCGTGCAGTGCACCTTCGGCGAGCGCGGCGGTCAGCTCGCCGACGCCGCCCGAGCCGGTCACCGACTCCGCCTCGGTCAGCGCCGCCCGCATGGTGAACAAGAGGTTGGTCCCGGTATCGGAGTCGGCCACCGGGAACACATTGAGCCGGTTGATCTCGTCGGTGTGGGTGATCAGGTCGCCGACCGCGGTAGAGGCCCAGTCGCGCAGGGCAGATGCGTCCAGCCGCCGGTCCGGCATCGGCACCTCCTCGCGATCGCTGGCCACCCCACGGCGTCGTCGCGCCAGCCTATCCAGTCCACCCGACACCGCGATGCCGCCGCGGCGCAGGACCGTGGGATGGCGGTATCGCCGCAGCTCAGCGCGCTGTGAAGAGCGTCGCGCGGGCGTTGTGGCAGCGCATTTTGGCGTTCGCTTCGCCGGACGGCTATCCTAGTCAGGTTGTCGGGTCACCCGTTTCGGTCGTTGGCCCCCAGGAACACGTTCGATAGAGGAGTTCTACATGGCTGCCGTGTGCGACGTCTGCGGAAAGGGCCCCGGCTTCGGCAAGTCGGTGTCGCATTCCCATCGCCGGACCAGCCGCCGCTGGAACCCGAACATCCAGACCGTGCGCGCCGTGAGCCGCCCCGGTGGCAACAAGCACCGCGTGAATGTCTGCACCTCCTGCCTGAAAGCCGGCAAGGTCAGCCGCGGTTAATCCCTCTTTTCCGCCCAAGCCGAGGTTTGGGCGGAAAAGTTCGGCGAGACGTTCCCAGCGAAACGTCGATCTCGGCGTGCGTTAAGGCAGTCGCCAGTCGATCGGCTCGGCGCCCATCCCGGCCAGCAGTTCGTTGGCCCGGCTGAACGGCCGTGATCCGAAGAACCCCCGTGACGCCGACAGCGGCGACGGATGCGGGGATTCGATCGTCCTACATCCGGAGCCGTCCAGCATGGGCTTGAGCGTCGACGCATCACGTCCCCACAAGATCGCCACCATCGGTTGCTCGCGCGCCACCAATGCGCGGATCGCGCATTCGGTGACAGCCTCCCAGCCTTTCCCCCGATGCGATGCCGGGGTGCCCGGCCGCACTGTCAGCACCCTGTTCAACAGCATGACACCACGCTGCGACCACGGCGTCAGGTCACCGGTCGACGGCTGTGGGTGGCCGAGGTCCGCGGTGTACTCGGTGAAGATGTTGGCCAGACTGCGCGGCACCGGTCGCACGTCGGGGGCCACCGAGAAACTCAGGCCCACCGCGTGGCCCGGCGTCGGATACGGGTCCTGGCCGACGATCAACACCCGCACCTCGCTGAACGGAAAGGTGAAGGCGCGCAGTACGTTCGGACCGGCGGGTAGATAGCGCTGCCCGGCGGCGATCTCGTCGCGAAGGAACTGTCCCATCTGGGTGATCTGGTCACCGACCGGGGCGAGCGCCTGCGCCCAGCCTTCGTCGACGAGTTCGGCCAGCGGCCGGGCGGTGGTCGTCACCGACGTAACCTAACGCGAGCCGTCAGTCGAAGGATTGCCAACCCGCCGGACCGGCCCAGTCCCGGCCGTCGACCAGCACGCCGGGCGCACCGTCTCGTACCGTGCCGATCACCCGCCAGCCAGGCGGCACCGCGCCGGGAAAGCAGGCGACGAGGGCGTGATCTTCGCCACCGGAGAGCACCAACTCCTGCGGATCGACACCCGCGGCCGCGGCCGCGGCGGTCACGGCATCGACGTCGGGTCGCAGCGCATCCGCGGCGAGGTCGATGAGAACACCGGAGTCACGGGCGATGTGGCCGAGATCGGCGAGCAGCCCGTCGGAGACGTCGGTCATCGCCTGCGCGCCGGCGTCCGCC
Coding sequences within:
- the rpmB gene encoding 50S ribosomal protein L28; translation: MAAVCDVCGKGPGFGKSVSHSHRRTSRRWNPNIQTVRAVSRPGGNKHRVNVCTSCLKAGKVSRG
- a CDS encoding uracil-DNA glycosylase encodes the protein MTTTARPLAELVDEGWAQALAPVGDQITQMGQFLRDEIAAGQRYLPAGPNVLRAFTFPFSEVRVLIVGQDPYPTPGHAVGLSFSVAPDVRPVPRSLANIFTEYTADLGHPQPSTGDLTPWSQRGVMLLNRVLTVRPGTPASHRGKGWEAVTECAIRALVAREQPMVAILWGRDASTLKPMLDGSGCRTIESPHPSPLSASRGFFGSRPFSRANELLAGMGAEPIDWRLP